ACCATCCCCGGTCATTGCAACTACGTGGCCGTGCTCCTTCAGCGCCTTTATTATCCTCATCTTGTGCTCTGCCGTTGCCCTTGAGAACACGGATATGCTCTCGATGCGATCGCTGAGCTCCTGATCGCTCATCCTGTCGAGCTCAGAGCCGTCCAGAACTCCCCCGTTGAGCATGCGAAGCTCTCCTGCGATCGCCTCAGCGGTGCGCTTGTGATCTCCTGTGATCATCACCGGTCTTATGCCGGCTCTCTTGCACACATCTATCGCTCCGCATACCTCCTCACGCGGCGGATCCATCATCCCGAAGAGGCCTGTGAAGATCATATCCCTCTCCAGGAAATCCCTGCTCAGATCTCCGGATTCGATCTGTTTGAATGCAGCCGCCAGAACTCGCAGAGCCCTGCCTGCCATCACGTCCGCGATCTCCAGAATTCTCTTCCTGTCCGCATCTGAAAGAGGTCTCAGACCGCTGTGGTCCATCACGTAGGAACATCTCTCCACGACAACCTCGACCGCGCCCTTCATCGAGACCCGGAGATCGTTGCCGCATTGATGGACTGTGGTCATCCTTCTCGTATCCGATGCGAACGGGTACTCGGTGACCTCTCTGCATCTCTCGCGGATATCAAGACCTGCCTTTTTTGCGAGCACGATAAGGGCACCCTCTGTGGGATCGCCGACGATCTGCCATCCATCCTCAAATGCAACCTCTGAGTTGTTGCACAGAGCACCTGTGATTATGGTCTCCCTTAAAGCATCAAAAGCTCCCGGATCGATCTCAGATCCATCGACTTTGAATACACCCTCAGGCACATACCCCGAGCCAGTCACCTCGACCCTGCGGCCGCACCAGATCTCCCTGACCGTCATCTCTCCCCTGGTCAGGGTGCCGGTCTTGTCGGTGCAGATCACAGTCGTGGATCCGAGGGTCTCGACCGCTGGAAGCCTCCTCACTATCGCATTTCTCCTGGCCATGCTCTGCGTCCCATATGCCAGAGCCAGTGTCACAACGAATGGGAGCGCCTCAGGTATGCCGGCGACCGCGAGAGCTGCGGCTATGAGAAGCGTGTCGAGAACAGGATTGCCCCTGTAGACCTGGATCGAGAAGACCAGAATAGCTGCGATGAATACCATAACCGCAAGGCTTTTGGAGAGCTGCTGGAGCCGGATCTTGAGCGGAGGCTCTGCGGGGGTCTCCTGTATCATCCCTGAGATCCTTCCGAGCTCTGTATCGGAGCCGGTGGATGTCACAACGGCCCTTCCGTTGCCGTAGGTGACCATTGTGCCCATGAAGAGCATGCTGCTCCGATCTGCCAGAGGCGCGTCCTCCCTCACAGGATCTGGGCTCTTTCTCACAGGGTTGGATTCACCGGTCAGAGACGACTCCACTGCCTCCAGCGCAGATGCATCGAGTATTCTCGCATCCGCAGGGACTATATCGCCGGCCTCCACGTAGATTACATCCCCGGGCACGAGGTTTCCTGCCGGGAGGGTGACCAGCCTGCCGCCCCTGAAGACCCTTGCCTCAGGGGCCACCATCTTCCTGAGCGCCTCCATTGCCCTCTCGGCTCTGTACTCCTGGACGAATCCCAGGATGGCTATGAAGAGCAGGATTCCCAGAACAACGATCGCATTCGATTTTTCTCCTGAGAGCCAGGAGATCACTGCGGCAGCTAGGAGCACCAGGACCATGTAGTTCTCGAACTGCCTGAGGAGGATCCTGACCGGGCCGGGTCCGGAGATC
This DNA window, taken from Methanothrix sp., encodes the following:
- a CDS encoding cation-translocating P-type ATPase; this encodes MANWHALPPEEALKLLNSGSDGLSEDEAASRLERFGPNDLARISGPGPVRILLRQFENYMVLVLLAAAVISWLSGEKSNAIVVLGILLFIAILGFVQEYRAERAMEALRKMVAPEARVFRGGRLVTLPAGNLVPGDVIYVEAGDIVPADARILDASALEAVESSLTGESNPVRKSPDPVREDAPLADRSSMLFMGTMVTYGNGRAVVTSTGSDTELGRISGMIQETPAEPPLKIRLQQLSKSLAVMVFIAAILVFSIQVYRGNPVLDTLLIAAALAVAGIPEALPFVVTLALAYGTQSMARRNAIVRRLPAVETLGSTTVICTDKTGTLTRGEMTVREIWCGRRVEVTGSGYVPEGVFKVDGSEIDPGAFDALRETIITGALCNNSEVAFEDGWQIVGDPTEGALIVLAKKAGLDIRERCREVTEYPFASDTRRMTTVHQCGNDLRVSMKGAVEVVVERCSYVMDHSGLRPLSDADRKRILEIADVMAGRALRVLAAAFKQIESGDLSRDFLERDMIFTGLFGMMDPPREEVCGAIDVCKRAGIRPVMITGDHKRTAEAIAGELRMLNGGVLDGSELDRMSDQELSDRIESISVFSRATAEHKMRIIKALKEHGHVVAMTGDGVNDAPALRSADIGIAMGRTGTDVSKEASDMVLADDNFATIVAAVEEGRRIYENIRKASAYMLAVTFAEVAVILMAVLVGLPAPLLALQILWINVVAEDFPAIGLAVEPARPGLMNERPRNPKEPILSRDVLVYTIGTSAAMLIGTLGLFLLNLDDGLGYARTVAFASLGICAIYNAYSSRSFHHSVLQMNPTGNVKLLAGIVASLASVVMVIYIPVFQRAFETLPLTLDSWLQVWLVSTIVIVVAEVLKRSMKTNSQGSVGSPGE